One stretch of Oncorhynchus masou masou isolate Uvic2021 chromosome 9, UVic_Omas_1.1, whole genome shotgun sequence DNA includes these proteins:
- the LOC135545557 gene encoding ankyrin repeat and KH domain-containing protein 1-like isoform X3 produces the protein MQDAVTGTRMLTDAFEDEIDSVTPRTPAVGMGVGATPGVGLRGIGIGVGGKKVRLFGEPGGPTTDRLDFKLAAAAVLSSGPGSNSDEDEVSEVESFILDQEDLENPIMKTASELLLSSATDGVDLRTVDPETQARLEALLEAAGIGKLSTADGKAFADPEVLRRLTSSVSCALDEAAAALTRMRAENTLNAGQADNLVIFSRSLAEACSDGDVNAVRKLLDEGRSVNEHTEEGESLLCLACSAGYYELAQVLLAMHANVEDRGIKGDITPLMAAASGGYVDIVKLLLVHGADANAQSSTGNTALTYACAGGFVDVVKVLLKEGANIEDHNENGHTPLMEGASAGHVEVARVLLEYGAGINTHSNEFKESALTLACYKGHLDMVRFLLEAGADQEHKTDEMHTALMEACMSQDGHVEVARLLLDSGAQVNMPADSFESPLTLAACGGHVDLAALLIERGANLEEVNDEGYTPLMEAAREGHEEMVALLLAQGANINAQTEETQETALTLSCCGGFLEVADFLIKAGADIELGCSTPLMEAAQEGHLELVKYLLTAGANVHATTATGDTALTYACENGHTDVADVLLQTGADLEHESEGGRTPLMKAARAGHLCTVQFLISKGANVNRATANKDHTVVSLACAGGHLAVVELLLTHGADPTHRLKDGSTMLIEAAKGGHTNVVSYLLDFPNNILSVPAPDLCQLTPPSQDPSQVPRVPFQALAMVVPPQEPDRAPSNITTPPPPVASKGSSKQRHAATPSSPCSPGGVRPGPGPGDAEALPPFHLCQPLECIVEETEGKLNELGQRISAIEKAQLQSLELIQGEPLTKDKIEELKKSREEQVQKKKKILKELQKVERQLQLKTQQQFTKEYMEAKGLKEEQEAGQGPGPGPGEGANTTMPGVLTATPGVNTRTQPGSDTGSDEENREEEEEEEEEEDDEEFASFLFQDDEDEEDDDDDDDDDEVEDYAKLPQVDTILYRDGQQPPLPPSPSPHPLCSPHSHLHPPPPPLQTAFVPIQPLPEYSPCPADYPCPGSTSPELQRVLVGQQMLGQGQGLGSGMVGQQAPDGLMVASPAQTLTDTLDDIMAAAVGSRVPMLNTTTSPTPLSDPLSQTPSNMGSPPSPLPLYPSVDIDAHTESNHDTALTLACAGGHEELVSVLIARGANIEHRDKKGFTPLILAATAGHVGVVELLLDKGGDIEAQSERTKDTPLSLACSGGRQEVVELLLLRGANKEHRNVSDYTPLSLAASGGYVNIIKILLNAGSEINSRTGSKLGISPLMLAAMNGHVPAVKLLLDMGSDINAQIETNRNTALTLACFQGRAEVVSLLLDRKANVEHRAKTGLTPLMEAASGGYAEVGRVLLDKGADVNAPPVPSSRDTALTIAADKGHYKFCELLINRGAHIDVRNKKGNTPLWLAANGGHFDVVQLLVQAGADVDAADNRKITPLMAAFRKGHVKVVQYLVKEVNQFPSDIECMRYIATIADKELLKKCHQCMETIVKAKDQQAAEANKNASILLKELDLEKSREESKKQALAAKREKRKEKRKKKKEEQKKKQEEEEEEEEEQEQKTNKEEGEEDYEMQKQDDSAEEVDPPIDPPSATTTTTIGIPATSPSFSSVFGKRASVATTTSTNRKSKKNKTKDSSPSEPIIRQDPQVVLAQHKANKIHGDLRGGAGGAGGTSDSDPLDSTDCASESSSSGGKSQELNFLPDLSSSSSSSSSSSSSGPSHSLQPGPEKRHCHTLHPVTVSISKPTQKAADMSELTPSSSVPSQFKTMSLPVTSSNSKSLTSPKRGQKREEGWKEVVRRSKKLSVPASVVSRIMGRGGCNITAIQDVTGAHIDVDKQKDKNGERMITIRGGTESTRHAVQLINSLIQDPAKELEDLIPRNHIRAPGSKTTSAPFPTPTGANLNLTIGAKALGSLVTSSGVSFQSSSSQTGGKMGKGLSGVRQPFPVSLPLAYAHPQLALLAAQTMHQIRLPRLPMAQFGGTFSPAASTWGPFPVRPLSPSSANSSPKHNGGSSGNNQTRSNLSSHNEHNNTSSTGSSVSSPSASNSQTTTTTGSPHTPNHPHGAQAQPSAPTPSSVRKQLFTSDPKHTGINSVSMVTATTVSSHSVRGTVSPAHQHTGLMATYAPNTPHPQVAPISQPPKSPPSAPTAPPGKEKLTPSLSQEGQHVSVNNVVSSGGFTAPAMAAPSKPEPRQQQQQPPPPLTSTTSSDPPPPLQSSSHLPPSSSAPSHKHPNSTVPHFSAPAPRISHRMQPPTGPYYQHPNQQQQQPFLPHNTQQQHEHPKQKLPQPPSMPPQPQSSMGLMNGSPMQQQVHGGAKPQQMPPNFGPAALFNHFSSMFDNNNQVGNNQVWGACHLPARSPPEQQYSAPPAYMGQMEGMMAPPPDSSKAPGYRSASQRMVNSPIALTSYATSMSGSPVYLHGPAAVGTPSFSRQHFSPHPWSAATSGESQAVPPPSTVPSSGPVAPPPHQAKQGSSQQDRKVPPPIGTERLARIRQTTVNPPLLQTSYTAPVGQGGIWSFGVGSASEAMSGWSQPLMGSHVIHPGLQADHTFSQYQPMEQDDTGISNPANYHQQHINHPNNYMDFPKGMAMSMYGGTMLPPNPPMGEGPGGAMFNGLHAADPAWSPIIKVVPNNADNTDPQQVWPGTWPPHVHLNHVN, from the exons GCATTGGTAAACTGTCAACTGCGGATGGTAAAGCGTTTGCAGATCCCGAGGTGCTGCGGAGGCTGACGTCCTCAGTGAGCTGTGCCCTGGACGAGGCGGCTGCTGCCCTGACGCGCATGAGAGCAGAGAACACACTCAACGCTGGCCAGGCCGACAA TCTGGTTATTTTCAGCCGTAGTCTAGCAGAGGCGTGTTCGGACGGAGACGTGAACGCCGTGAGGAAGCTGCTAGACGAGGGGCGGAGCGTCAACGAACACactgaggaaggagagagtcTTCTCTGCCTTGCCTGCTCTGCTGGATACTATGAACTCGCacag GTGCTGCTCGCCATGCATGCCAACGTGGAGGACCGGGGGATTAAAGGTGACATCACTCCCCTGATGGCGGCGGCGAGCGGCGGTTACGTGGACATCGTCAAGCTGCTCCTGGTCCACGGGGCTGACGCCAACGCACAGTCCTCTACCG gtaACACAGCCCTGACGTATGCGTGTGCTGGGGGGTTTGTGGATGTGGTGAAGGTTCTCCTGAAGGAGGGGGCCAACATCGAGGACCACAATGAGAACGGACACACCCCTCTAATGGAGGGGGCAAGCGCGGGCCACGTGGAGGTGGCCAGGGTTCTGCTGGAGTACGGCGCCGGGATCAACACACACTCCAACGAGTTCAAGGAGAGCGCCCTCACACTCGCCTGCTACAAAG gtcATCTGGACATGGTGAGGTTTCTGCTGGAAGCCGGGGCAGATCAGGAGCATAAGACAGATGAGATGCACACAGCGCTGATGGAAGCCTGCA tGTCCCAGGATGGGCATGTGGAGGTGGCACGGCTGCTGTTGGACAGCGGGGCGCAGGTCAACATGCCAGCTGACTCCTTCGAGTCGCCCCTCACCCTGGCAGCCTGCGGCGGGCATGTGGATCTAGCAGCTCTGCTCATAGAGAGAGGGGCCAACCTAGAGGAG GTGAATGATGAAGGTTACACTCCTCTGATGGAGGCAGCCAGAGAAGGTCATGAAGAGATGGTGGCCCTGCTACTGGCTCAGG gTGCGAACATCAACGCCCAGACGGAGGAGACCCAGGAAACAGCCCTGACGCTGTCCTGCTGTGGAGGGTTCCTGGAGGTGGCCGACTTCCTCATCAAGGCCGGGGCCGACATCGAGCTGGGCTGCTCCACGCCTCTCATGGAGGCTGCACAGGAGGGTCACCTGGAGCTGGTCAAATACCTCCTGACTGCAG GGGCAAACGTGCACGCTACGACGGCGACAGGAGACACAGCGCTGACGTACGCGTGTGAGAACGGACACACTGATGTGGCCGACGTTCTACTGCAGACTGGAGCTGATCTG GAGCATGAGTCCGAGGGGGGGAGGACACCCCTGATGAAGGCAGCCAGAGCAGGACACCTCTGCACCGTGCAGTTCCTCATCAGCAAGG GTGCTAATGTGAACAGAGCGACGGCTAACAAGGACCACACGGTGGTGTCTCTGGCCTGCGCTGGAGGACACCTGGCTGTGGTAGAGCTGCTGCTGACGCACGGAGCTGACCCCACACACAGACTGAAg GACGGCTCGACAATGCTGATTGAAGCTGCTAAGGGAGGTCACACCAACGTGGTGTCCTATCTGCTAGACTTCCCTAACAACATCCTGTCTGTCCCCGCGCCCGACCTCTGCCAACTCACACCCCCCTCACAAGACCCCTCTCAG GTTCCTCGTGTCCCATTCCAAGCCCTGGCCATGGTGGTGCCCCCCCAGGAGCCAGACAGAGCCCCTTCCAACATCACCACACCCCCGCCACCTGTCGCCAGCAAAG GTTCGTCCAAGCAGAGACACGCTGCCACCCCTTCCAGCCCCTGCAGTCCAGGGGGGGTACGTCCCGGCCCGGGTCCCGGGGATGCAGAGGCCTTGCCCCCCTTCCACCTGTGCCAGCCCCTGGAGTGTATcgtggaggagacagaggggaagctTAATGAGCTGGGCCAGAGGATCTCAGCCATAGAGAAGGCACAGCTGCAGTCTCTGGAACTCATCCAGGGAGAGCCGCTCACCAAAGACAAGATTGAAGAGCTGAAGAAGAGCCGGGAGGAGCAG gtccagaagaagaagaagatcctGAAGGAGCTGCAGAAGGTGGAGCGCCAGCTGCAGTTGAAGACCCAGCAGCAGTTCACCAAAGAGTACATGGAGGCCAAGGGCCTGAAGGAAGAGCAGGAGGCAGGCCAGGGCCCGGGACCAGGGCCGGGGGAAGGGGCCAACACTACCATGCCTGGGGTCCTCACAGCAACACCAGGGGTTAACACGCGCACACAGCCCGGGTCGGACACAGGGTCtgacgaggagaacagagaggaggaggaggaggaggaagaagaagaggatgatgaggag TTTGCCTCGTTCCTATTCCAGGATGACGaagatgaggaggatgatgatgatgatgacgacgaCGATGAGGTGGAAGATTACGCTAAACTACCCCAGGTGGACACCATCCTCTACAGGGATGGACAGCAGCCCCCCCTGCCCCCCTCGCCCTCACCCCATCCCCTATGCTCCCCCCACTCccatctccacccccctcccccccccctccagactGCCTTCGTACCCATCCAGCCCCTACCTGAGTACAGCCCGTGCCCAGCTGACTACCCCTGCCCTGGCAGTACCAGCCCTGAGCTGCAGAGGGTACTGGTGGGCCAGCAGATGCTGGGTcaaggtcaggggttaggatcaGGGATGGTAGGGCAGCAGGCCCCAGACGGACTCATGGTGGCTTCGCCCGCTCAGACGCTTACAGACACGCTGGATGACATCATGGCAG CAGCGGTGGGCAGCAGAGTACCCATGTTGAACACTACAACGTCTCCAACCCCCCTGTCTGACCCCCTGTCACAGACCCCCTCCAATATGGGCTCACCCCCCTCCCCActgcccctctacccctctgtgGACATCGACGCACAC ACGGAGAGTAACCATGACACTGCGCTGACGCTGGCATGTGCCGGAGGACACGAGGAGCTGGTGTCTGTTCTCATCGCACGAGGAGCCAACATCGAGCATCGCGACAAGAAGG gcttCACCCCTCTGATCCTGGCTGCGACAGCGGGCCACGTAGGGGTGGTGGAGCTCCTTCTGGATAAAGGGGGTGACATAGAGGCCCAGTCGGAGAGAACCAAAGACACGCCCCTCTCCCTGGCCTGCTCAGGGGGACGACAAGAG gtGGTGGAGCTGTTGCTGTTGCGAGGAGCCAACAAAGAGCATCGTAACGTGTCAGACTACACCCCTTTGAGCCTGGCGGCGTCTGGAGGCTACGTCAACATCATCAAGATCCTCCTCAACGCCGGCTCAGAGATCAACTCCAG GACGGGCAGTAAGCTGGGTATCTCTCCCCTGATGCTGGCAGCGATGAATGGTCACGTCCCTGCGGTCAAGCTGCTGCTGGACATGGGCTCCGACATCAACGCTCAGATCGAGACTAACAGGAACACGGCTCTGACTCTGGCCTGCTTCCAGGGCCGGGCTGAGGTGGTCAGTCTGCTGCTGGACCGCAAGGCCAACGTAGAGCACAGAGCCAAG ACTGGTCTGACCCCTCTAATGGAGGCAGCGTCGGGGGGCTATGCTGAGGTGGGCCGGGTGCTGCTGGATAAAGGGGCTGACGTCAACGCCCCTCCTGTCCCCTCGTCCCGAGACACAGCCCTCACCATCGCTGCAGACAAGGGCCACTACAAGTTCTGTGAGCTACTCATCAACAG GGGGGCTCACATTGATGTTCGCAACAAGAAGGGGAACACACCTCTGTGGCTGGCGGCCAACGGCGGCCATTTTGACGTGGTTCAGCTGCTGGTGCAGGCTGGGGCCGACGTAGACGCTGCAGACAACCGCAAGATCACACCGCTCATGGCTGCCTTCCGTAAG GGTCATGTAAAGGTGGTTCAGTACCTGGTAAAGGAGGTCAACCAGTTCCCCTCAGACATTGAGTGTATGAGATACATCGCCACCATCGCTGACAAG gagTTGTTGAAGAAGTGCCATCAGTGCATGGAGACCATCGTCAAAGCCAAAGACCAGCAGGCTGCTGAAGCCAACAAGAACGCCAGCATTCTCCTCAAGGAGCTCGACCTGGAGAAGTCCAGAGAGGAGAGCAAGAAGCAGGCCCTGGCCGCCAAGAGAGAGAAACGCAAGGAGAAAcgcaagaagaagaaggaggagcagaagaaaaagcaggaggaggaggaagaggaggaggaggagcaggagcagaAGACAAacaaggaggagggggaggaggactaTGAGATGCAGAAGCAGGATGACTCCGCTGAGG aaGTGGACCCCCCCATCGACCCCCCCAGTGCGACCACTACCACCACAATCGGTATTCCCGCCACCTCGCCCTCTTTCAGCTCTGTGTTCGGCAAGAGGGCCAGTGTTGCCACGACGACCAGCACCAACCGCAAGAGCAAGAAGAACAAGACCAAGGACTCCTCCCCCAGCGAACCAATCATACGGCAGGACCCACAG gtggtgctgGCACAGCACAAGGCAAACAAGATCCATGGCGACCTGCGGGGCGGGGCTGGGGGTGCAGGGGGCACCAGCGACTCAGACCCCCTGGACAGCACCGACTGTGCCAgtgagagtagcagcagtgggggCAAGAGCCAGGAGCTCAACTTCCTCCctgacctctcctcttcctcctcttcctcttcatcctcttcGTCCTCGGGCCCCTCTCACAGCCTGCAACCAGGCCCAGAGAAGAGACACTGTCATACGCTACACCCAGTCACCGTCTCCATTTCCAAACCTACACAGAA agcTGCAGACATGAGTGAGTTGACCCCCAGCAGCTCTGTACCGTCCCAGTTTAAGACCATGTCTCTCCCCGTCACATCCTCCAACAGCAAGAGCCTCACCAGCCCCAAgaggggacagaagagagaggagggttggaaGGAGGTGGTGAGACG GTCCAAGAAGCTGTCGGTCCCGGCCTCGGTGGTGTCGAGGATCATGGGTCGAGGAGGCTGCAACATCACAGCTATACAGGACGTGACGGGAGCACACATCGACGTGGACAAACAGAAAGACAAGAACGGAGAGAGAATGATCACCATCAG AGGTGGCACAGAGTCAACACGCCACGCAGTCCAGCTGATCAACTCTCTGATCCAGGACCCAGCCAAGGAACTAGAGGACCTGATCCCCAGGAACCACATCAGGGCCCCGGGCTCCAAGACCACCTCAGCCCCATTCCCCACCCCCACTGGAGCTAACCTTAACCTCACCATCGGTgccaaggccctgggctccctggTCACGTCCTCTGGGGTCTCCTTCCAGTCCTCTTCCTCTCAGACAGGGGGTAAGATGGGTAAGGGTCTGTCTGGGGTGAGGCAGCCCttccctgtgtctctccccctGGCCTACGCCCATCCCCAGCTGGCCCTCCTGGCAGCCCAGACCATGCATCAGATCAGGCTCCCCAGGCTGCCCATGGCCCAGTTTGGTGGGACCTTCTCCCCTGCCGCCAGCACCTGGGGCCCGTTCCCGGTGCGGCCTCTGAGTCCCAGTAGCGCCAACAGCTCCCCCAAACACaacggtggtagtagtggtaacaaCCAGACCAGATCCAACTTGTCTAGTCATAATGAGCACAATAACACATCATCCACgggctcctctgtctccagtcctAGTGCCTCTAACAGTCAGACCACTACGACTACAGGGTCACCCCACACCCCTAACCACCCTCATGGGGCCCAGGCCCAACCCAGTGCCCCCACCCCTTCCTCAGTCAGGAAACAGCTGTTCACCtctgaccccaagcacacagggATCAACTCTGTCTCCATGGTTACTGCCACCACTGTCAGTAGTCACTCAGTAAGAGGTACAGTGTCTCCCGCCCACCAACACACGGGCTTAATGGCTACGTATGCCCCTAACACTCCTCATCCCCAGGTTGCACCCATCTCTCAGCCCCCCAAGTCACCTCCCAGCGCCCCCACTGCTCCCCCAGGCAAGGAGAAGctgaccccctccctctctcaggaggGCCAGCACGTCTCAGTCAACAATGTGGTTAGTTCAGGTGGTTTCACCGCCCCAGCCATGGCTGCCCCCTCCAAACCTGAGCCCcgccagcagcagcaacaaccccctcctcccctaacctccaccacctcatcagacccccctccacctctccagtCCAGCTCCcacctccccccatcctcctccgcCCCCTCACACAAACACCCCAACAGCACCGTACCCCACTTCTCGGCTCCCGCTCCCCGCATCTCACACCGCATGCAGCCCCCGACAGGGCCCTACTACCAACACCCcaaccagcagcagcaacaaccgTTCCTACCCCACAACACACAGCAACAACATGAGCACCCCAAACAGAAGCTGCCCCAGCCCCCCTCCATGCCCCCTCAGCCCCAGTCCTCCATGGGTCTGATGAACGGCTCTCCAATGCAGCAGCAGGTCCATGGTGGGGCCAAGCCCCAGCAGATGCCCCCTAACTTCGGCCCTGCAGCCCTCTTCAACCATTTCAGCAGCATGTTCGACAACAACAACCAG GTGGGTAACAACCAGGTATGGGGTGCGTGCCACCTCCCTGCCCGCTCCCCTCCTGAGCAGCAGTATTCTGCCCCTCCCGCCTACATGGGCCAGATGGAAGGCATGATGGCCCCTCCTCCAGACAGCTCCAAGGCCCCTGGGTACCGCTCTGCCTCACAGAGGATGGTCAACAGTCCTATTG CTTTGACCAGCTATGCTACCAGTATGTCTGGTAGTCCAGTCTATCTACACGGGCCAGCAGCTGTGGGCACCCCCTCCTTCAGCAGACAGCACTTCTCCCCTCACCCCTGGAGCGCTGCCACATCAG GCGAGTCCCAGGCGGTGCCCCCTCCCTCCACGGTGCCATCGTCTGGCCCCGTGGCCCCCCCTCCCCACCAGGCCAAGCAGGGCAGCAGCCAGCAGGACAGGAAGGTGCCTCCTCCCATCGGGACAGAGAGGCTGGCGAGGATCAGACAGACCACCGTCAACCCTCCTCTCCTACAGACCTCCTACACCGCTCCTGTAGGACAGGGAGGCATCTGGTCCTTCGGAGTTGGCAGCGCCTCGG AAGCCATGTCAGGTTGGTCTCAGCCCCTGATGGGCAGTCACGTGATCCACCCTGGGCTGCAGGCGGACCACACCTTTTCCCAGTACCAGCCCATGGAGCAGGACGACACCGGCATCTCTAACCCCGCTAACTACCACCAGCAACACATCAACCACCCCAACAACTACATGGACTTccccaag GGTATGGCCATGTCGATGTATGGAGGGACCATGCTGCCCCCCAACCCCCCTATGGGAGAGGGTCCAGGGGGTGCGATGTTCAACGGACTACACGCTGCCGACCCTGCATGGAGCCCCATCATCAAGGTGGTCCCCAACAACGCAGACAACACAGACCCACAGCAG GTGTGGCCTGGGACCTGGCCTCCTCATGTACACCTGAACCACGTCAACTAG